One window of Catonella massiliensis genomic DNA carries:
- the grdF gene encoding sarcosine reductase complex component B subunit beta, translating into MAKYKIVHYINQFFAGIGGEDKADFKPEVREEVIGPGLALQAELGDDYQIVATVICGDNYFGENLDTATDIIVEMVKKYNPDVFVAGPSFNAGRYGVACGTICKAVEERLGCKVITASYEENPGVDMFRKDIITVKTGNSAATMKKSVGNLATLIKKLATGEEILGPVEEGYHERGIRVNYFAEERGSARAIKMLVKKMKGEEFTTDLPMPKFDRVDPAAPVKDIKKAKIAIVTSGGVVPQGNPDHIESSNATKYGAYSIEGMQSLSPKDFTTIHGGYDRQFVMENPNLVVPLDVLRELEADGEFGELYNTFFTTTGTGTATGSAAKMGTEIGKILVDDHVDAVILVSTUGTCTRCGATMVKGIERYGIPVVHMATVVPISLTIGANRIIPGVGIPYPLGDPTQGEVDSKKIRKRMVRRALKTLQTPVTEQTVFETDNF; encoded by the coding sequence ATGGCAAAGTATAAAATTGTACATTATATAAACCAGTTCTTTGCCGGCATCGGTGGTGAAGACAAAGCCGACTTTAAGCCGGAAGTAAGAGAAGAAGTTATTGGACCTGGTTTGGCGCTTCAGGCTGAGCTTGGCGATGACTATCAGATAGTAGCTACGGTAATCTGTGGTGATAACTATTTCGGAGAAAATCTTGACACAGCAACTGATATAATAGTTGAAATGGTTAAGAAATACAATCCTGACGTATTCGTAGCAGGCCCATCATTTAACGCAGGCCGTTACGGTGTTGCCTGTGGTACTATCTGTAAGGCTGTTGAAGAAAGACTTGGATGTAAGGTTATTACAGCTTCTTATGAGGAGAATCCTGGCGTTGATATGTTCCGTAAGGATATTATTACAGTTAAGACAGGTAATTCTGCAGCTACAATGAAGAAGTCTGTCGGTAATCTTGCTACTCTTATCAAGAAGCTTGCTACAGGTGAAGAGATTTTAGGACCTGTTGAAGAAGGCTATCACGAGAGAGGTATCCGTGTTAACTACTTTGCAGAGGAAAGAGGTTCTGCAAGAGCTATCAAGATGCTTGTTAAGAAGATGAAGGGCGAGGAGTTTACTACAGACCTTCCTATGCCTAAGTTTGATAGAGTTGATCCGGCAGCTCCTGTTAAGGATATAAAGAAAGCTAAGATTGCTATCGTTACATCCGGTGGTGTGGTTCCACAGGGCAACCCTGATCACATTGAGTCTTCAAATGCTACCAAGTATGGAGCATATTCAATCGAAGGAATGCAGTCACTTTCACCAAAGGATTTTACAACAATACATGGTGGATACGACAGACAGTTTGTTATGGAGAATCCTAACCTTGTAGTACCTCTTGATGTACTTAGAGAGCTGGAAGCTGACGGAGAGTTTGGCGAGCTTTACAATACATTCTTTACCACAACAGGTACAGGTACCGCTACAGGTTCTGCTGCAAAGATGGGAACTGAGATTGGTAAGATACTTGTTGATGACCACGTAGACGCTGTTATTCTTGTCAGCACGTGAGGCACCTGTACACGTTGCGGTGCAACGATGGTTAAAGGTATCGAGAGATATGGTATTCCGGTAGTACATATGGCTACAGTAGTTCCTATTTCACTTACAATTGGTGCTAACAGAATCATTCCTGGTGTTGGTATTCCTTATCCACTTGGAGATCCTACACAGGGTGAGGTTGATTCCAAGAAGATTCGTAAGAGAATGGTTAGAAGAGCTCTTAAAACTTTACAGACACCTGTTACAGAGCAGACTGTATTTGAAACTGACAACTTCTAA
- a CDS encoding GrdX family protein, translating to MWEIEKAILLTNNDRVVDKFGDKIHCIMCKDYEEVMIKTRDMVYSGNKLLTHPQASSLKPNQTLYRSIIIYPKEGEDNTEDIMLIEKCVETFRQWQGIAKSPESYPEDVANDFKTIDLSVIENVIPRIC from the coding sequence ATGTGGGAGATAGAAAAGGCAATTTTGCTTACAAATAATGACAGAGTAGTTGATAAATTCGGAGACAAGATACATTGTATCATGTGTAAGGACTACGAGGAAGTGATGATAAAGACAAGGGATATGGTATATTCGGGCAATAAACTGCTCACTCACCCTCAGGCCTCAAGCCTTAAGCCTAATCAGACACTTTACCGCTCGATTATCATTTATCCAAAAGAAGGTGAAGATAATACAGAAGATATAATGCTTATTGAAAAATGCGTGGAGACATTTAGACAGTGGCAGGGTATTGCGAAGAGCCCCGAGAGCTATCCGGAGGATGTAGCAAATGACTTCAAGACAATTGACTTATCAGTAATTGAAAATGTAATTCCAAGGATATGTTAA
- the lon gene encoding endopeptidase La has protein sequence MLVIPIYNTIILPDVQYNLEPDSLTDREKSTLKVEDTVILLPLKEEKTREELRAEDFYPIGLTGVIKGIRNADGDLIMAVRTEIKVKVVNLVANREVLNAEYEIIYDEADIDEREQRAVFNMVLENLAQISSYFQWGSWAMRFSEKLDNVNEVISIVGPYTDLTVEEKYAMLETDSLMERYHLISEAMLKYRDLVELQVDINKKIQDKQGDNYRESMIRRQIELLNDELSEYNQDELSDVKRLESKIEEAGFPEEVKVEIDRVFNKFRQMGSDDHEYGSTLEYLEFVTALSWKPEEEQEIDIKKAKEILNKSHHGLKKPKERVTEQIAVMALKKQNAGSIILFTGAPGTGKTSMGKAIAEALGRKYIRISLGGIKDEAEIRGHRRTYVGAMPGRIMESIKRSGVNNPVIVLDEIDKLGYGSFNGDPESALLEVLDPEQNVTFTDHYMNVPYDLSKVLFICTANSIDEMSEPLLDRMEIIELSGYTAEEKFHIAKEHLMSKSLEETGLLRKNIGISDSVLKNIIANYTMEAGVRGLKKQIDKLMRQAAVKILEKEVEKVVIKKGDLPKLLGNKKALHDKVLKHNIPGVVTGLAWTQAGGEILFIETTAFAGTGQIVITGQLGDVMKESATIAVNLVKSLLFDKKIDFRDKDIHIHVPSGSVPKDGPSAGITMFTAIISLVLGIKVDSLLAMTGEISLRGQVLPIGGLPEKLMAAERAGIKKVLIPLSNKEDLIDVPESTKKSLEIVLVDTVTDVAKEALGLSFYPNNKGFFKEINKKIKNEDKEKVVIPVKRKNKNSDFIAN, from the coding sequence ATGTTAGTTATACCTATTTACAATACAATAATTTTACCTGACGTGCAGTACAATCTCGAGCCAGATTCACTTACAGACAGGGAAAAAAGCACATTAAAGGTAGAAGATACAGTAATACTTTTACCACTTAAGGAAGAGAAGACTAGAGAAGAACTTAGAGCAGAGGATTTTTATCCTATAGGATTAACAGGAGTTATTAAGGGAATTAGAAATGCTGATGGCGATTTGATAATGGCTGTAAGAACTGAAATAAAGGTAAAGGTAGTTAACCTTGTAGCAAACAGAGAGGTTCTGAACGCAGAGTATGAGATTATCTATGACGAGGCTGATATAGATGAGAGAGAGCAAAGAGCCGTATTTAATATGGTTTTAGAGAATCTTGCGCAGATTTCTTCGTATTTTCAGTGGGGAAGCTGGGCTATGCGTTTTTCTGAAAAGCTTGATAATGTCAACGAAGTCATAAGCATAGTAGGGCCTTATACAGACTTAACCGTGGAAGAGAAATATGCAATGCTTGAAACCGACTCGCTTATGGAGAGATACCATCTTATCTCTGAGGCGATGCTTAAGTACAGGGATCTTGTTGAACTTCAGGTAGATATTAACAAGAAAATCCAGGATAAGCAGGGTGATAATTACAGAGAAAGTATGATTAGGAGGCAGATAGAACTGCTTAATGACGAACTTTCCGAATATAATCAGGATGAACTCTCGGATGTAAAGAGGCTTGAAAGTAAAATAGAAGAAGCTGGCTTTCCTGAAGAGGTTAAAGTTGAGATAGACAGGGTATTTAACAAGTTTAGACAGATGGGAAGTGATGACCACGAATATGGCTCCACACTTGAATATCTTGAGTTTGTTACTGCCCTTAGCTGGAAGCCTGAAGAAGAGCAGGAAATAGATATCAAAAAGGCAAAGGAAATACTCAACAAGAGCCATCATGGCCTTAAGAAGCCTAAAGAAAGAGTTACCGAGCAGATTGCGGTAATGGCACTTAAGAAGCAAAATGCAGGCTCGATTATTTTGTTTACCGGTGCACCGGGAACCGGGAAAACCAGTATGGGTAAGGCTATAGCTGAGGCGCTTGGTAGAAAGTATATAAGAATCAGCCTTGGAGGTATAAAGGATGAGGCTGAGATAAGAGGACATCGAAGAACCTATGTAGGCGCAATGCCGGGACGCATAATGGAGAGCATTAAGCGCTCAGGTGTAAACAACCCTGTAATTGTCCTTGATGAAATAGATAAGCTAGGATATGGAAGCTTCAATGGCGACCCTGAGAGCGCACTTCTTGAGGTGCTTGATCCTGAGCAGAATGTTACCTTTACAGACCATTATATGAATGTGCCTTATGATCTCTCTAAGGTGTTATTTATTTGTACTGCTAACAGCATAGATGAGATGAGTGAGCCACTCCTTGACAGAATGGAGATAATAGAGCTTTCTGGTTATACTGCGGAAGAGAAATTCCATATTGCTAAAGAGCACCTTATGTCAAAGTCTCTTGAAGAGACTGGACTCTTAAGGAAAAATATTGGAATATCTGATTCAGTGCTTAAGAACATAATCGCCAATTACACTATGGAAGCCGGAGTAAGAGGGCTTAAGAAGCAGATTGACAAGCTGATGAGGCAGGCAGCAGTTAAGATTCTTGAAAAAGAAGTTGAAAAGGTAGTTATAAAGAAAGGAGATCTTCCTAAACTACTTGGCAATAAAAAGGCTCTTCACGATAAGGTACTTAAGCACAATATTCCAGGCGTAGTGACTGGCCTTGCCTGGACACAGGCAGGAGGAGAAATCCTCTTTATAGAAACGACAGCATTTGCAGGAACAGGGCAGATTGTAATAACAGGTCAACTGGGAGATGTAATGAAAGAGTCTGCCACAATAGCGGTAAATCTGGTAAAGTCTTTACTATTTGACAAGAAAATAGATTTTAGAGATAAAGATATACATATCCATGTGCCTTCAGGCTCGGTACCAAAGGATGGTCCATCTGCAGGAATAACTATGTTTACTGCAATAATTTCGTTGGTGCTTGGTATTAAAGTAGATTCTCTGCTTGCAATGACTGGAGAGATATCTCTAAGGGGACAGGTTCTTCCTATAGGAGGGCTTCCTGAAAAGCTGATGGCGGCAGAAAGAGCCGGTATAAAGAAGGTACTCATACCGCTGTCAAATAAAGAGGACCTTATTGATGTACCTGAGTCAACTAAGAAATCACTTGAGATAGTACTTGTAGACACAGTTACTGATGTTGCAAAAGAAGCACTTGGACTCTCGTTCTATCCTAATAATAAGGGATTTTTTAAGGAGATAAATAAAAAGATAAAAAATGAAGATAAGGAGAAAGTTGTAATACCGGTTAAGAGGAAAAATAAGAATTCTGATTTTATAGCTAATTAA
- a CDS encoding phosphoribosylaminoimidazolesuccinocarboxamide synthase, producing the protein MKEYAPVKEGKIREVYDIGDSLIMVATDRISAFDHILKNKISDKGAILTQMSKFWFDFTKDILPNHMLSVDVNDMPEFFRKPEFTGNSMKVKKLRMLPLECIVRGYITGSGWASYKENGTVCGIKLPEGLKESEKLPEPIYTPSTKAEIGLHDENISYEQSIDVLEKEFPGKGEEYASKLKDATIALYKKCADYALSKGIIIADTKFEFGLDENDNIVIGDEMLTPDSSRFWPLEGFKVGAGQPSYDKQYVRDWLKANPDSDYLLPEDVIEKTIEKYKEAFKLLTGEDFKR; encoded by the coding sequence ATGAAAGAGTATGCTCCTGTTAAAGAAGGAAAGATTAGAGAGGTTTATGATATCGGTGACAGCCTAATTATGGTTGCAACTGATAGAATATCGGCATTTGACCACATATTAAAGAATAAGATATCAGATAAGGGAGCCATTCTTACTCAGATGTCAAAATTCTGGTTTGATTTTACAAAGGATATTCTTCCTAACCATATGTTAAGTGTAGATGTAAATGATATGCCTGAGTTTTTTAGAAAGCCTGAATTTACAGGTAACAGCATGAAGGTTAAGAAGCTTCGTATGCTTCCGCTTGAGTGCATAGTCCGTGGTTATATCACAGGAAGCGGCTGGGCAAGCTACAAGGAAAATGGAACGGTTTGTGGTATAAAGCTTCCAGAGGGACTTAAAGAGTCAGAAAAGCTCCCTGAGCCTATATATACACCAAGTACAAAGGCTGAGATAGGTCTTCACGATGAAAATATATCTTATGAGCAGAGTATTGATGTACTTGAAAAGGAGTTTCCGGGTAAGGGAGAGGAGTATGCATCAAAGCTTAAAGATGCAACTATAGCTCTCTATAAGAAATGTGCTGACTATGCACTTTCAAAGGGTATTATAATAGCAGATACCAAGTTTGAGTTTGGTCTTGACGAGAATGACAATATCGTTATAGGTGATGAGATGCTCACTCCAGACAGCTCCAGATTCTGGCCTCTTGAGGGCTTCAAGGTGGGAGCAGGACAGCCTTCTTATGATAAGCAGTATGTAAGAGACTGGCTTAAAGCTAATCCTGACAGTGATTATCTTCTTCCTGAGGACGTAATAGAGAAGACAATAGAGAAGTATAAAGAAGCGTTCAAGCTGCTTACAGGAGAGGATTTCAAGAGATAA
- a CDS encoding TetR/AcrR family transcriptional regulator, translating into MDYFKGLNRKDYIIKANEMIKREGIDSVSIRKLAKEMKCSSANLYRYFANRDELIYFAQLAELKNYITSLNTAEKVWSNVWERYVGVWYCYCMEAFRKPLAYNLLFFNNYETALSEAIGEYYRMFPEEIDESSTSFQAMLTNPEFLGRDFEMCKLCIADDAITYDNAVMLNRIVCLLYKGYLKTIMDNKITDEETINKYVWDYIYDCELAVKALASDLKGYTGYKTVIAKSCK; encoded by the coding sequence ATGGATTATTTTAAAGGCCTCAATAGAAAAGACTATATAATAAAAGCCAATGAAATGATTAAAAGAGAAGGTATCGATTCTGTTTCAATAAGAAAACTGGCTAAGGAAATGAAGTGTTCATCAGCAAATCTGTACAGGTATTTTGCAAATCGTGATGAACTCATCTACTTTGCTCAGTTAGCTGAACTTAAAAATTATATTACTTCTCTAAATACCGCTGAGAAGGTATGGAGTAATGTATGGGAAAGATATGTGGGGGTTTGGTATTGCTACTGTATGGAAGCATTCAGAAAGCCGCTAGCTTACAATCTGCTGTTTTTTAACAACTATGAGACAGCACTTAGTGAAGCCATAGGGGAGTATTATCGAATGTTTCCTGAGGAAATTGATGAATCATCGACATCATTTCAGGCAATGCTTACCAATCCTGAGTTTTTGGGGAGAGATTTTGAGATGTGTAAGCTTTGTATAGCTGATGATGCCATTACTTATGACAATGCTGTTATGCTTAACAGAATTGTGTGTTTATTATATAAGGGATATCTAAAAACAATCATGGATAATAAAATCACTGATGAAGAGACAATCAATAAATATGTTTGGGATTATATATATGATTGTGAACTTGCGGTTAAGGCTCTTGCCTCAGATTTGAAAGGTTACACAGGCTATAAAACCGTAATTGCAAAATCTTGCAAATAA
- a CDS encoding restriction endonuclease, with product MKMNNKRFEIYFFLFAIVLLLLIGIRFGGLTPFNIGICLVLLVLAPILTKILGKKYGTEAVAESKMQKVEAISEEALTAKITALYTGRGFALEPYESEFPGSHFVCTREGTRNGESFTERGAVLIITTDNVIDISDFNNFLTEMKQRACTQGMMITTSRFSPEVIDAAKEALVTLWNREDLRDNLNL from the coding sequence ATGAAGATGAATAATAAGAGGTTTGAGATTTATTTCTTTTTGTTTGCCATCGTATTACTTTTGTTAATAGGCATAAGGTTTGGCGGGCTGACACCCTTTAACATAGGAATTTGTCTTGTGTTACTTGTACTTGCACCCATCCTCACAAAGATACTCGGAAAAAAATATGGAACCGAAGCTGTAGCCGAGAGCAAAATGCAAAAGGTTGAAGCTATCTCAGAGGAAGCGCTTACGGCAAAGATAACTGCACTTTATACAGGAAGAGGGTTTGCACTTGAGCCATATGAATCTGAATTCCCAGGCAGCCATTTTGTCTGTACAAGGGAAGGGACTAGAAATGGAGAGTCATTTACAGAAAGAGGTGCAGTACTTATAATAACTACCGACAATGTGATTGATATCAGTGATTTTAACAACTTTCTGACTGAAATGAAGCAAAGAGCCTGTACTCAGGGCATGATGATAACCACCTCCAGATTCTCACCTGAGGTCATTGATGCGGCTAAGGAAGCACTGGTTACACTATGGAATAGGGAGGACCTTAGAGATAATTTGAACTTGTGA
- a CDS encoding YkvI family membrane protein, whose protein sequence is MKQEHNAFSWKRVLILAGAVIAFQIGSGFATGQEIIQYYTAYGVEGLLTLAVFFGTFLYYNVNFAKAGAEEHFEKANDIYRFYCGKYVGTFCDYYSTIFCYMSFWVMVGGAASTLNQEYGLPLWIGAVILVALTAITVAGGLEFLVDAIGLVGPIIVVICIAIGIITLFRDGGDIQAGLDAIKNGTFEGAKAGETIKNAGPNWLISGLSYSGFALLWFASFMAALGTKNSKKNLYYGIIGGTIAVSVAIALISFAQIANINTPNADGSIHVWDAAIPNLILAMKVWKPFSAIFAVIVFAGIYTSAVPLLYNPASRFAKEGTPKFKILTIVLAIIGLIVGLFLPFKMLVNYIYVLNGYVGALLIVFMLWKNIKDTFLKKKEA, encoded by the coding sequence ATGAAACAAGAACATAATGCGTTTAGTTGGAAAAGAGTTTTAATCCTTGCAGGTGCAGTAATAGCCTTCCAGATAGGCTCAGGCTTTGCTACCGGACAGGAGATAATTCAGTATTATACTGCATATGGAGTTGAGGGACTTTTAACATTGGCAGTATTTTTCGGAACTTTTCTATATTACAATGTCAACTTTGCAAAAGCGGGAGCAGAAGAGCATTTTGAAAAAGCCAATGATATTTACAGATTTTACTGCGGAAAATATGTAGGTACCTTTTGTGACTATTATTCGACAATCTTTTGCTATATGTCATTTTGGGTAATGGTAGGTGGTGCAGCTTCAACACTTAATCAGGAATATGGACTTCCTCTTTGGATAGGAGCTGTAATCTTAGTAGCTTTAACCGCTATTACTGTTGCAGGCGGACTTGAATTTTTGGTAGATGCGATAGGATTAGTTGGACCAATTATAGTTGTAATATGTATAGCAATCGGTATCATTACTCTTTTTAGAGATGGTGGTGATATCCAGGCAGGACTTGATGCTATTAAAAATGGAACCTTTGAAGGAGCAAAAGCAGGTGAGACCATTAAAAATGCAGGTCCTAACTGGCTTATATCTGGACTTTCTTACTCAGGCTTCGCTCTTCTTTGGTTTGCGAGCTTTATGGCAGCACTTGGTACAAAGAATAGCAAGAAGAATCTTTATTATGGTATAATAGGTGGAACAATTGCAGTATCCGTTGCTATTGCGCTTATTTCTTTTGCACAGATAGCCAATATCAATACACCTAATGCAGATGGAAGCATACATGTATGGGATGCAGCCATTCCAAATCTCATTCTTGCAATGAAGGTATGGAAACCATTTTCAGCTATTTTTGCTGTAATAGTATTTGCAGGTATTTATACTTCAGCTGTGCCTCTTCTTTACAATCCTGCTTCAAGATTTGCTAAAGAGGGTACACCTAAGTTCAAGATACTTACAATTGTGCTTGCTATTATCGGCCTTATAGTAGGACTCTTCTTACCATTTAAGATGCTTGTAAATTATATTTATGTATTAAATGGTTATGTAGGAGCATTACTCATTGTATTTATGTTATGGAAGAATATCAAAGATACTTTTTTAAAGAAAAAAGAGGCCTGA
- a CDS encoding YkvI family membrane protein has translation MGQDNNAVSWKRVIILAGAVIAFTIGSGFATGQEIIQYYTAYGVKGLLALLVFFVAFLYYNYNFAKAGAEEKFEKSNDIYKYYCGKYVGTFCDYYSTIFCYMSFWVMVGGAASTLNQEYNLPLWVGAVILVVITTITVIGGLNSLVDAIGIVGPIIVVLCIAIGVLTVIRDGGNIQAGLDVIANGTFEGAKDGETIKNAGSTWLASGLSYAGFVLLWFASFTAALGAKNTKKNLNYGIIGGTLAVCIAIILVSFAQISNINTPSADGSVYVWNAAIPNLILAMKIWKPFSSIFAVVVFAGIYTTAVPLLYNPASRFAKEGTSQFKILTIVLAVVGLVVGLFLPFKVLVNYIYVLNGYVGAVLIIFMIWKNIKDTFLKKKNA, from the coding sequence ATGGGACAAGATAATAATGCAGTAAGTTGGAAAAGAGTTATAATTCTTGCTGGTGCTGTTATTGCCTTTACGATTGGTTCAGGCTTTGCAACCGGTCAGGAAATCATTCAGTATTATACAGCTTATGGTGTTAAAGGACTTTTGGCTTTGCTTGTTTTCTTTGTAGCTTTCCTTTACTACAATTATAACTTTGCTAAGGCTGGAGCTGAAGAAAAATTTGAGAAGTCAAATGATATTTACAAGTATTACTGCGGAAAGTATGTAGGTACTTTCTGTGACTATTATTCAACAATATTCTGTTACATGTCATTTTGGGTAATGGTTGGTGGTGCAGCTTCAACTCTTAATCAGGAATATAACCTTCCTCTTTGGGTAGGTGCAGTAATCTTGGTTGTAATTACTACTATTACGGTTATAGGCGGACTTAATTCACTTGTAGATGCAATTGGTATAGTTGGTCCTATCATAGTTGTACTTTGTATAGCTATCGGTGTTTTAACAGTTATAAGAGATGGAGGCAATATTCAGGCTGGTCTGGATGTCATCGCAAACGGTACTTTTGAAGGTGCTAAAGATGGTGAGACAATCAAGAATGCAGGTTCAACTTGGCTTGCTTCAGGTCTTTCATACGCTGGTTTCGTTCTTCTTTGGTTTGCAAGCTTTACAGCTGCTCTTGGAGCAAAGAACACCAAGAAGAACCTTAACTATGGTATCATCGGTGGTACTCTTGCAGTTTGTATAGCTATCATCCTTGTTTCTTTCGCACAGATTTCAAATATCAATACTCCAAGTGCTGACGGAAGCGTTTATGTATGGAATGCAGCTATTCCTAACCTTATTCTTGCAATGAAGATCTGGAAGCCATTCTCATCTATTTTTGCAGTAGTTGTATTTGCAGGTATTTATACAACAGCAGTGCCTCTACTTTACAATCCTGCTTCAAGATTTGCTAAAGAGGGTACAAGTCAGTTTAAGATACTTACTATAGTGCTGGCAGTTGTTGGTTTGGTAGTAGGACTCTTCCTCCCATTTAAGGTTCTTGTAAATTATATTTATGTATTAAATGGCTATGTAGGAGCAGTGCTTATTATATTCATGATTTGGAAGAATATCAAAGATACCTTCCTCAAGAAAAAGAATGCCTAA
- the grdG gene encoding sarcosine reductase complex component B subunit alpha, with translation MKLELGKIRIDDIQFADKTYVKDHVLYVNKEEVEKLVLEDDKLKGCKLDIARPGEKTRITPVKDVIEPRVKVSGGGNIFPGVIGKVSPTVGEGRTHALDGCCVVTVGRIVGFQEGVIDMSGVAADYCPFSKTVNLCVVIEPQEGLETHVYEKAGRMAGLKVAAYLGEAGKEVEPDTLETFETKPIFEQAAMYPDLPKVGYVHMLQSQGLLHDTYYYGVDAKQFIPTYMYPQEIMDGAIVSGNCVAPCDKVTTYHHFHNPVIEDCFKHHGKDINFMGVILTNENVFLADKERHSDMVAKLAEWMGLDGVLITEEGYGNPDTDLMMNCKKVQRKGVDVVLITDEFPGKDGKSQSLADVCDEANALASCGQGNMTLQFPKMDKIIGTMDYIENQIGGWAGCVNPDGSFEAEIQIIIASTIANGFNTLAARGY, from the coding sequence ATGAAATTGGAACTTGGAAAAATCAGAATCGATGATATCCAGTTCGCAGACAAGACTTATGTAAAAGATCACGTTCTCTACGTTAATAAAGAAGAAGTAGAGAAGCTTGTTCTTGAAGACGATAAGCTCAAAGGCTGCAAGCTTGATATCGCAAGACCGGGAGAGAAGACAAGAATTACTCCTGTTAAGGATGTAATTGAGCCAAGAGTAAAAGTAAGCGGTGGCGGCAACATCTTCCCTGGTGTTATCGGAAAAGTTAGTCCTACAGTTGGTGAAGGAAGAACCCATGCTCTTGATGGCTGCTGTGTGGTTACTGTAGGAAGAATTGTTGGTTTCCAGGAAGGTGTAATCGATATGAGCGGCGTTGCTGCTGATTACTGCCCATTCTCAAAAACAGTTAACCTTTGTGTAGTAATCGAGCCTCAGGAAGGATTAGAGACTCACGTATATGAGAAGGCGGGCCGTATGGCAGGTCTTAAGGTTGCTGCTTATCTTGGGGAGGCAGGAAAAGAAGTTGAGCCTGATACACTTGAGACATTTGAGACAAAGCCTATATTTGAGCAGGCTGCAATGTATCCTGATCTTCCAAAGGTTGGTTACGTTCACATGCTTCAGTCACAGGGACTTCTCCATGACACATATTACTACGGAGTAGATGCTAAGCAGTTCATTCCTACCTATATGTATCCACAGGAGATTATGGACGGTGCTATCGTATCCGGTAACTGCGTTGCTCCTTGTGATAAGGTTACAACATATCATCATTTCCACAATCCTGTTATTGAAGATTGCTTCAAGCATCACGGAAAAGACATAAACTTTATGGGCGTTATCTTAACCAATGAGAACGTATTCCTTGCTGATAAGGAAAGACATTCTGATATGGTAGCAAAGCTCGCTGAGTGGATGGGACTTGACGGTGTTCTTATTACAGAGGAAGGCTATGGTAACCCTGACACAGACCTTATGATGAACTGTAAGAAGGTTCAGAGAAAGGGTGTAGACGTTGTTCTTATAACAGATGAATTCCCTGGAAAAGACGGAAAGAGCCAGTCTCTTGCAGACGTTTGCGATGAGGCAAATGCTCTTGCATCTTGTGGACAGGGTAATATGACATTACAGTTCCCTAAGATGGACAAGATAATCGGTACTATGGATTATATCGAGAATCAGATTGGTGGATGGGCTGGATGCGTTAACCCAGATGGCTCATTTGAGGCTGAGATTCAGATTATCATTGCTTCTACAATTGCTAACGGATTCAATACGCTTGCAGCAAGAGGCTATTAA